One genomic region from Leptospira inadai serovar Lyme str. 10 encodes:
- a CDS encoding alpha/beta fold hydrolase: protein MNRVDSVVITKRGKSSESSKDNTFKETSINSGKVSIFLKYNYSSKERPNRQTILFVHGYPDDHRTWSYQLDALCEEYNVAALDLRGAGKSSKPEEQKSYNVRRIFEDLEAVIRFLGNEKPVHLVAHDWGALICWAFVGDKRYSRFIKSYTAMGGPHPILAKKSIFRLLFSINPVSIWKALTQARKSWYIIFFQIPFLPELSWKLFPKFLWKMAMNLGGVPKDDSLRSKTKEEILASALWPMNLYRELLRGEKFPVPEHIEPPVQVFIPVNDFAIRPESYKLHKEVCASYREFRFNSNHWIQRVLPGLITEKIKEFVWETG from the coding sequence ATGAATAGGGTCGATAGCGTCGTAATTACCAAAAGGGGGAAGTCCTCCGAATCGTCGAAAGATAATACTTTTAAAGAAACTTCGATTAACAGCGGAAAAGTTTCTATTTTTCTAAAGTACAATTATAGTAGCAAGGAAAGGCCGAACCGACAAACGATTCTTTTCGTTCACGGCTATCCCGATGATCATCGAACCTGGTCGTATCAATTGGATGCGTTATGCGAGGAGTATAACGTGGCGGCTTTGGATCTCAGGGGAGCGGGAAAGTCCTCTAAACCCGAAGAACAAAAATCCTATAATGTCAGGCGAATTTTCGAGGATTTGGAGGCTGTCATCCGATTTCTCGGCAATGAAAAACCGGTTCATTTGGTCGCTCACGATTGGGGAGCATTGATTTGCTGGGCCTTTGTCGGCGACAAACGGTATTCTCGATTTATAAAATCTTACACGGCGATGGGAGGTCCGCATCCGATTTTGGCGAAAAAAAGCATCTTCCGATTGCTCTTTTCGATCAATCCCGTTTCTATTTGGAAAGCGCTGACTCAGGCCCGTAAATCATGGTACATTATCTTCTTTCAGATTCCATTTCTACCGGAGTTATCCTGGAAATTATTTCCGAAATTTCTCTGGAAAATGGCGATGAACTTAGGTGGAGTTCCTAAGGACGATTCGTTGCGTTCCAAAACGAAGGAAGAAATTCTTGCTTCAGCACTTTGGCCGATGAATCTATATCGGGAGTTATTGCGTGGAGAAAAATTCCCGGTTCCGGAGCATATAGAACCTCCGGTGCAGGTTTTCATTCCGGTCAATGATTTTGCGATTCGACCCGAATCCTATAAACTCCATAAGGAAGTCTGCGCTTCTTATCGTGAATTCCGCTTCAATTCGAATCATTGGATTCAAAGAGTTTTGCCCGGACTCATAACGGAGAAGATTAAGGAATTTGTTTGGGAAACCGGCTAA
- a CDS encoding SDR family NAD(P)-dependent oxidoreductase — protein MSNLNGKHILITGANGGFGRELTKQLLEKGANLILTDMKAPDTKPETYLDGKKASGRILGSFAVDLSTEAGCVKAHKEALKIDPKVDILINNAGLAFMGRLLDVPNDKWKLILDVNLYAPIYLSRLFLPAMLDRKYGHIVNLSSVAGITAPGELVYYSISKFGIRALGKALDSGYRRHGVYTTNVYPFFADTNILKSEQFGGDKQKVVPPAIVDSPVMVVRAIVRGMEKKKLHVFPGFTSKMIRFLTRLSPGFIRAMERLGQKFS, from the coding sequence ATGAGCAATCTAAACGGAAAACACATATTAATTACCGGGGCCAACGGAGGTTTCGGAAGAGAATTAACGAAACAACTTTTGGAGAAAGGAGCGAATTTAATTCTAACGGATATGAAAGCTCCGGATACGAAACCGGAGACTTATCTTGACGGTAAGAAGGCCAGCGGTCGTATATTGGGAAGTTTTGCCGTCGACTTAAGCACCGAGGCAGGTTGCGTGAAAGCGCATAAGGAAGCGTTGAAAATCGACCCCAAGGTGGATATTCTTATCAATAATGCAGGTTTGGCTTTCATGGGTCGCCTTTTGGATGTACCGAATGACAAATGGAAATTAATACTGGACGTTAATCTTTACGCACCCATTTACCTGAGCCGCTTATTTCTTCCCGCGATGTTGGATAGGAAGTACGGTCATATCGTAAACCTATCCTCTGTGGCCGGTATTACCGCGCCGGGAGAGCTGGTTTACTATTCCATTTCAAAATTCGGAATTCGAGCCTTAGGTAAAGCCTTGGATTCCGGTTATCGCCGACATGGGGTTTACACCACGAACGTATATCCTTTCTTTGCGGATACGAATATTCTAAAATCCGAACAATTCGGCGGAGATAAACAAAAAGTGGTACCGCCCGCCATCGTCGACAGTCCGGTTATGGTGGTCAGAGCGATCGTTAGAGGAATGGAGAAGAAAAAACTGCATGTGTTTCCGGGATTCACTTCGAAGATGATTCGATTCCTTACGAGATTATCTCCCGGTTTTATCAGGGCGATGGAGCGCCTTGGGCAAAAATTTTCGTGA
- a CDS encoding metal-dependent hydrolase gives MKKKSTLQTKNFNFYPVRKPKFEFSNGGTSKHWLEGSAYKTHIMNTWTLFFPDGEKFFIRSIQTFMTKIKDPRVLRNATAFIGQEAQHAGEHKKTWKILEDQGYRISGFIGFFNALCFKFLERFGSRMTCLSATAGAEHYTSLIATIGLKMKVLDGAESEMRRLWEWHAAEEIEHKSAAFDVLLDVSGNYFRRVLGFLAATLVFWPMTFVGAEILLRQDGLTFRWKTRKDAFRFLFTEEKVFFHWLAAFFRYLKPNFHPDQEDNLELSKAILQSPEHRYKEIA, from the coding sequence ATGAAAAAGAAATCCACATTACAAACTAAGAACTTCAATTTTTATCCCGTCAGGAAGCCTAAATTCGAATTCTCGAACGGAGGGACGAGTAAACACTGGCTGGAAGGATCCGCTTATAAAACGCATATTATGAATACATGGACTTTATTCTTTCCGGACGGAGAGAAATTCTTCATTCGAAGTATTCAGACGTTTATGACGAAAATAAAGGATCCAAGAGTGCTTAGGAATGCGACCGCTTTCATAGGACAGGAAGCTCAGCACGCAGGGGAACACAAGAAGACCTGGAAAATATTGGAGGATCAAGGGTATAGGATTTCCGGATTTATAGGTTTCTTTAATGCTCTTTGCTTTAAATTTCTGGAAAGATTCGGCTCTCGAATGACCTGTCTTTCCGCTACCGCCGGAGCGGAACATTATACTTCTTTAATAGCTACCATCGGCTTGAAGATGAAGGTCTTGGACGGAGCCGAGTCCGAAATGAGGCGACTCTGGGAATGGCATGCCGCCGAAGAAATCGAGCATAAATCCGCCGCCTTCGATGTTCTATTGGATGTAAGCGGGAATTATTTCCGTCGGGTCCTAGGTTTTCTCGCCGCTACTTTGGTATTTTGGCCGATGACCTTCGTCGGAGCGGAGATCCTACTAAGGCAGGACGGATTGACTTTTAGATGGAAAACTAGAAAAGATGCTTTTCGTTTTTTGTTCACGGAAGAAAAGGTCTTCTTTCATTGGTTGGCCGCCTTTTTCAGATACCTCAAACCTAACTTTCATCCCGACCAAGAGGATAATTTGGAACTTAGTAAAGCTATTCTACAATCGCCAGAACATAGATATAAGGAAATTGCATGA